A part of Leptospira wolffii serovar Khorat str. Khorat-H2 genomic DNA contains:
- a CDS encoding DUF3995 domain-containing protein: MENLDPIGYFSASVLFFLSALHIYWAFGGKTPFFSVVPELESGPAFRPGFFITILVAIVLFGFGAVALWSIGSLFSPNRITPWLDFGIAFVFFARALGDFRLVGFFKRMRNSRFAGQDTWIYSPLCVILGFAYSILGYCTN; this comes from the coding sequence ATGGAAAATCTCGATCCGATAGGATATTTTTCTGCAAGTGTATTATTCTTTTTATCGGCTTTGCATATCTATTGGGCGTTCGGAGGCAAAACGCCGTTCTTCTCGGTCGTTCCGGAATTGGAAAGCGGACCGGCCTTTCGTCCCGGATTCTTTATAACGATATTGGTCGCGATCGTTCTGTTCGGATTCGGAGCAGTGGCCCTTTGGTCGATCGGTAGCTTATTCTCGCCGAATCGAATCACTCCTTGGCTGGATTTCGGGATCGCGTTCGTATTCTTTGCAAGAGCCTTGGGCGATTTCAGACTCGTGGGCTTTTTCAAAAGGATGAGAAATTCGCGGTTTGCCGGACAGGATACCTGGATCTATTCTCCTTTATGCGTAATACTCGGTTTCGCCTATTCCATTTTAGGCTATTGTACGAATTAA
- a CDS encoding aldehyde dehydrogenase family protein translates to MSTTATPSVSSTPASAGAIAFPPANPKEMQRVFDLQKRHFHQVLKTSKAKDRIQRLKKLLFAIEKFTPEIKEALQKDFRKSPYETDLTEIMPSIAEVKDAIRHVRSWMKPERVKTPVSLFGATSTVVYEPKGVTLIISPWNYPMYLAFAPLSAAIAAGNTAIIKPSEFTPETSKLFSKIIKETFPENEVAVFEGDHTVSTALMELPFDHIFFTGSTHVGKIVMAAAAKHLSTVTLELGGKSPAIIVPGANLKKAAKKLMWGKILNAGQTCVAPDYLLLPEGETEAFVKEAKDALKGYYGENAEAIKKNRDFCRLVNQRNFQRVSGYIHEAVEKGGKVLMGGQTDSSQNFIEPTLIANVPENARIMEDEIFGPVLPIVTYKNLDEAVEKVLSKPKPLALYVFGSNSKSINKVLKETSSGGVAINDVIIHLANPNLPFGGINHSGHGSYHGWWGFKTFSHEKSILKQAAFSSIEFLYPPYTGFVDRMIQLTKKFFV, encoded by the coding sequence ATGTCTACTACAGCCACCCCATCCGTATCTAGCACTCCCGCTTCGGCCGGAGCGATCGCGTTTCCTCCCGCAAATCCTAAGGAAATGCAGAGAGTATTCGATCTCCAAAAGCGCCATTTTCATCAGGTTCTAAAAACGAGCAAGGCCAAGGATCGCATCCAGCGTCTCAAGAAACTCTTATTCGCCATCGAAAAATTCACTCCTGAAATCAAGGAAGCTCTCCAAAAGGATTTTAGAAAGTCTCCTTACGAAACGGATCTTACCGAAATCATGCCTTCCATCGCGGAAGTAAAAGACGCGATCCGCCATGTGAGAAGTTGGATGAAACCCGAAAGAGTGAAGACTCCCGTTTCCCTCTTCGGAGCTACTAGCACAGTGGTGTACGAGCCCAAAGGAGTGACTCTCATCATTTCTCCTTGGAACTATCCGATGTATCTGGCTTTCGCTCCTCTTTCCGCGGCGATCGCAGCGGGAAATACGGCGATCATCAAGCCTTCCGAGTTCACTCCCGAGACTTCCAAGTTATTCTCCAAAATCATCAAGGAAACTTTCCCCGAAAACGAAGTGGCTGTGTTCGAAGGAGATCACACCGTTTCCACCGCTCTCATGGAGCTTCCTTTCGATCATATCTTCTTTACCGGAAGCACTCATGTGGGCAAGATCGTGATGGCCGCAGCAGCCAAGCATCTTTCCACCGTGACTCTAGAGTTGGGAGGAAAGTCCCCGGCAATCATAGTTCCTGGAGCGAATCTTAAAAAAGCCGCTAAGAAACTCATGTGGGGAAAAATTCTGAACGCGGGACAAACCTGCGTGGCTCCGGATTATCTGCTTTTACCGGAAGGCGAGACGGAAGCGTTCGTGAAAGAAGCCAAGGATGCTCTCAAAGGATATTACGGAGAGAATGCCGAGGCGATCAAAAAGAACCGGGACTTCTGCCGTTTAGTGAACCAAAGAAACTTCCAAAGGGTTTCCGGTTATATCCACGAGGCCGTGGAAAAAGGCGGTAAGGTTCTCATGGGAGGCCAAACCGATTCTTCCCAGAATTTTATCGAGCCCACTCTGATCGCTAACGTCCCTGAGAACGCACGAATCATGGAAGACGAAATCTTCGGACCGGTTCTTCCTATCGTTACGTACAAGAATCTGGACGAAGCGGTGGAGAAGGTTCTCTCCAAGCCTAAGCCTCTCGCTCTGTACGTATTCGGAAGCAATAGCAAGTCCATCAATAAGGTATTGAAGGAAACTTCTTCCGGAGGAGTCGCAATAAACGATGTGATCATCCATTTGGCGAACCCGAACCTTCCATTCGGAGGAATCAATCACTCAGGACACGGAAGTTACCACGGTTGGTGGGGATTCAAGACATTCTCCCACGAGAAGTCGATATTAAAGCAGGCCGCTTTCTCTTCGATAGAGTTCCTGTATCCGCCGTATACGGGTTTCGTGGATAGAATGATCCAACTTACCAAAAAATTCTTCGTATAA
- a CDS encoding anthranilate synthase component I family protein, translated as MSLNIRSLRAEARELSPFPIFRPFPLKESDAFAYFENLLSESETGVFLESLGPESDNSRFSFISAFPKRILSGRGNALECDGKIIATGNPYAMMSEILVPRISFLEYSESGGGGLYGYLSYEAANDMEPSLGLAEHSDFPKFRFAWMEDGILIDRRTGESKYFHYGQDRYSLFEKFLNPSSSRRGEKFKIQDLGASRTKEEHRSMVESIMEEIRKGNTFQCQIGFKRSFRVENSSESSRTSDLELYRALRKVNPSPFMFFLAFREECHLGASPELLFRLKDGFVESFPLAGTTRRGKDEEEDRSLALSLLSDPKEIAEHNMLVDLHRNDLGRISRFGSVKVRDAFALKRFSHVQHLSTEVSGILRSGKDMFSGMAAAFPTGTLSGAPKIESMKIIQRIEKDPRGPYGGAVGRFGFDGNCSFCIPIRSFFRKGQEGTVRASGGIVYDSDPESEYAEIGHKMGAVLKAMEEIR; from the coding sequence ATGTCCCTGAATATACGAAGCTTAAGAGCGGAGGCGAGAGAACTCTCTCCTTTTCCTATTTTTCGTCCCTTTCCTTTGAAAGAATCGGACGCGTTTGCTTATTTCGAAAACCTTCTCTCCGAATCGGAAACCGGAGTGTTTTTGGAGAGCCTAGGACCCGAATCGGATAATTCCCGTTTCAGTTTTATATCTGCTTTTCCCAAGAGGATTCTTTCCGGTAGAGGAAACGCATTGGAATGCGACGGAAAGATCATAGCAACCGGGAATCCATATGCAATGATGTCCGAGATACTAGTTCCTCGTATTTCGTTTTTAGAATATTCCGAGTCCGGAGGGGGCGGGCTTTACGGCTACCTTTCCTACGAGGCCGCCAACGATATGGAGCCTAGTCTGGGGCTTGCGGAGCATTCGGACTTCCCTAAGTTCCGGTTCGCTTGGATGGAGGACGGTATTCTCATAGATAGAAGAACGGGAGAGTCTAAATATTTTCATTACGGACAAGATCGCTATTCTCTCTTCGAAAAATTCCTGAATCCGAGTTCGTCCCGGAGAGGGGAAAAATTCAAAATCCAAGACCTGGGCGCCTCCAGAACCAAGGAGGAACATAGGTCCATGGTCGAATCTATTATGGAAGAGATCCGAAAGGGAAACACTTTCCAATGCCAAATCGGTTTTAAAAGGTCCTTTCGCGTCGAGAATTCCTCGGAATCTTCCAGGACATCCGATCTGGAGTTGTATCGAGCATTAAGAAAAGTGAATCCTTCTCCTTTTATGTTCTTCTTGGCTTTCAGGGAAGAATGTCATCTGGGTGCGAGTCCCGAATTATTGTTCCGTCTGAAGGACGGATTCGTGGAAAGCTTTCCTTTGGCCGGCACAACTCGTAGGGGCAAGGACGAAGAAGAGGATCGTAGTTTGGCCTTGAGTCTTCTTTCGGATCCCAAGGAAATCGCGGAGCATAATATGCTCGTGGACTTGCATCGTAACGATTTGGGAAGAATCTCCCGATTCGGTTCCGTGAAAGTGAGGGATGCTTTCGCTTTGAAACGTTTCAGCCACGTGCAGCATCTTTCTACGGAAGTCTCGGGGATTCTCAGATCCGGAAAGGATATGTTTTCCGGTATGGCAGCGGCTTTTCCAACGGGAACATTAAGCGGAGCTCCTAAGATAGAATCCATGAAGATCATCCAAAGAATCGAAAAAGATCCTAGAGGCCCTTACGGGGGCGCGGTCGGAAGATTCGGATTCGACGGGAACTGCTCCTTCTGCATTCCGATCCGTAGCTTCTTTCGGAAAGGTCAGGAAGGAACCGTCCGAGCCTCGGGAGGCATCGTATACGATTCGGATCCGGAATCGGAATACGCGGAAATCGGCCACAAGATGGGAGCCGTGTTGAAGGCTATGGAGGAAATACGATGA
- a CDS encoding LIC13081 family protein: MATTTIAFTVPVSLIKAFEYVSNVERLPDWSDNIFLFRKLETKSYKVKLKFWIFRIESQYEIIESKYPSRFVTTLKNRFLDFRETFSFYPDPKGSDTDTKILFTSQLELSGSARILNPWIRSKVGEKIRKDIRKLQETLSHGKALGARNFQVING, translated from the coding sequence ATGGCAACCACTACGATTGCATTTACCGTTCCCGTTTCTTTGATCAAAGCGTTCGAGTATGTTTCCAACGTGGAGCGTCTCCCCGATTGGTCGGATAACATTTTTCTTTTCCGTAAATTGGAAACCAAGAGCTATAAGGTAAAATTGAAATTTTGGATCTTCCGGATCGAATCCCAGTACGAGATAATAGAATCTAAATATCCGAGTCGATTCGTAACAACTCTGAAAAATCGGTTTTTGGATTTTAGAGAAACATTCTCCTTCTATCCGGATCCGAAAGGTTCCGACACCGATACCAAAATTCTTTTCACAAGCCAGTTAGAATTATCCGGATCGGCGAGAATTCTAAATCCGTGGATTCGATCGAAAGTGGGAGAAAAAATCAGAAAGGACATCCGCAAACTGCAGGAGACTCTTTCGCATGGAAAAGCCTTGGGCGCTCGCAATTTCCAAGTCATCAACGGATGA
- the tpx gene encoding thiol peroxidase translates to MSSVTLKGNPVSLEGKLLEVGTKAPDFTGIAKDLSAKSLKDFSGKVKILVGVPSLDTSVCALETKKFHERAVKLDGIVTLVVSGDLPFAMNRFCTTEGLDSPNLVTLSQFRDFSFSKAYGTHIADGGLKGLSARAVFVVDKNDTIQYVELVPEIASEPNYEAVISAAKKLV, encoded by the coding sequence ATGAGTAGCGTTACTTTGAAAGGCAATCCTGTATCACTGGAAGGAAAATTATTGGAAGTCGGAACCAAGGCACCCGATTTCACCGGAATCGCAAAAGACCTGAGTGCAAAATCCTTAAAGGATTTCAGCGGAAAAGTGAAAATCCTGGTAGGAGTCCCGAGCCTCGACACTTCGGTCTGCGCCCTCGAGACCAAGAAGTTCCACGAAAGAGCCGTCAAGCTGGACGGAATCGTAACATTAGTCGTCTCTGGAGATCTCCCCTTCGCGATGAACCGATTCTGCACTACCGAAGGATTGGATTCCCCGAACCTGGTCACACTCTCCCAGTTCAGGGACTTCTCCTTTTCCAAGGCGTATGGTACTCATATCGCCGACGGAGGACTCAAAGGACTTTCCGCGAGGGCGGTTTTCGTTGTGGATAAAAACGATACGATACAATATGTCGAACTCGTACCCGAAATCGCAAGCGAACCCAACTATGAGGCGGTGATCTCCGCGGCCAAGAAGCTTGTTTAA
- a CDS encoding ATP-binding protein, translating into MEPSRPYSVAPPPPNETERLKALERYGILDTPAEEKYDAITKAASLIFGTPIALITLIDSNRQWFKSRIGMEDSETLRETSFCQFALSQKNVLVIEDARKDPRFHLNPSVTGSPFVRFYAGAPLVTPEGYAIGTLCVIDPKPRKPDQNQLDALRALADSVIAYMELESKSRRLIKIQTSAMEFQKAKEQFFVNMNHEFRTPVHGILGMVDLIRQTPTSHLQTEYLDSIRESGEHLTRLINDVIDFSKAESGSLSFSSIDFDLLSLVRKFGEDAEHEAKKKGLSFRTILPKNPESLAVVSDPVRLRQILSNLVSNALKFTERGGITVELQLHSVGDTHIEAILSVRDTGIGIDSHRMPNLFEAFSQADISSSRKYGGTGLGLAICKKICNHFGWDIRVESEYGVGSNFILNFELERSAESSEIDFPKVIKTSSLDFSAYSALRILVAEDNPVNQKLIQKMLERLGLNCSVVSNGVDTLAFWEEMEIDLLLLDIQMPELSGIETARILKKKPTSRKVPWIIAVTAHDSPEDKKACAEAGFDDYLGKPFRLENLAERLREFLKNYPSSLAS; encoded by the coding sequence ATGGAACCCAGTCGTCCTTATTCCGTCGCTCCCCCACCGCCGAATGAAACCGAAAGGTTGAAGGCCCTGGAGCGGTACGGAATACTAGACACTCCTGCGGAAGAAAAATATGACGCAATTACAAAAGCCGCGTCTCTTATTTTCGGAACTCCCATCGCCTTAATTACGTTAATCGACTCTAATCGACAATGGTTCAAGTCCAGGATCGGGATGGAGGACTCAGAGACTCTGAGAGAGACTTCCTTTTGCCAATTCGCGCTTTCTCAAAAAAACGTGCTCGTGATCGAGGACGCCCGAAAAGATCCTCGATTTCATTTGAATCCTTCGGTTACGGGTTCTCCATTCGTTCGATTTTATGCCGGAGCGCCTCTCGTTACCCCTGAAGGTTATGCGATCGGAACTCTTTGCGTCATAGATCCTAAGCCTAGAAAACCCGATCAAAATCAATTGGATGCATTAAGAGCCTTGGCGGATTCCGTGATCGCATATATGGAATTAGAATCCAAGTCTAGAAGATTGATCAAAATCCAGACTTCCGCCATGGAGTTCCAAAAAGCCAAGGAACAATTCTTCGTGAATATGAATCACGAATTTAGGACTCCCGTTCACGGAATTCTAGGAATGGTGGACTTAATAAGACAAACTCCAACCAGTCATTTGCAGACGGAATATCTGGATTCCATACGGGAAAGCGGAGAACACCTAACTCGACTCATTAACGATGTGATCGATTTTAGCAAGGCAGAATCGGGATCTCTTTCTTTCAGTTCGATCGATTTCGATCTTCTCTCTTTGGTTCGAAAATTCGGAGAAGATGCGGAACATGAGGCCAAGAAAAAAGGACTTAGTTTTCGTACGATTCTTCCGAAGAATCCGGAATCCTTAGCCGTTGTTTCTGATCCTGTTCGACTCCGGCAAATTCTTTCCAATTTAGTGTCCAACGCCTTAAAGTTTACGGAGAGAGGAGGAATCACCGTAGAGCTGCAGTTACATTCCGTCGGCGATACGCATATAGAGGCGATTCTTTCCGTTAGAGATACCGGAATCGGAATAGATTCGCATAGAATGCCGAATCTATTCGAAGCGTTTTCCCAAGCGGACATTTCTTCGAGTAGAAAATACGGAGGAACGGGACTCGGGTTAGCCATCTGCAAAAAAATCTGCAATCATTTCGGTTGGGACATCCGGGTGGAAAGCGAATACGGAGTCGGTTCGAATTTTATCCTGAATTTCGAACTGGAAAGATCGGCGGAAAGTTCCGAGATCGATTTTCCTAAGGTCATAAAGACCTCCTCTTTGGATTTTTCCGCCTATTCCGCATTACGTATCCTCGTGGCCGAAGACAATCCCGTAAACCAAAAGCTCATACAAAAAATGCTGGAAAGACTGGGTTTAAATTGTTCGGTCGTTTCCAACGGAGTGGATACGCTTGCATTCTGGGAAGAAATGGAAATCGATCTTCTACTCCTAGATATACAAATGCCGGAATTAAGCGGAATTGAAACTGCGAGGATCCTGAAAAAGAAGCCTACTTCTAGAAAGGTTCCATGGATCATAGCAGTCACGGCTCACGATAGCCCCGAAGACAAGAAAGCCTGCGCAGAGGCCGGCTTCGACGATTATTTAGGAAAGCCGTTCCGTCTGGAAAACCTCGCGGAACGACTTCGTGAATTCCTGAAGAACTATCCTTCTTCTCTGGCTTCCTAA
- a CDS encoding pirin family protein, whose product MGFRRITGTRIAEKTLEGGGFPVRRPFPVPQFSYWDPFLLLDEMGPVVYEPGKAIGAPDHPHRGFETVTYLLSGEMEHRDSWGHAGKLKEGGIQWMTAGAGLVHSELPSAEFQARGGRMHGFQIWVNLPRDKKLISPKYQEVDSSELPVIVKDGVWAKIIAGELWGTKAVIQTQTPIVFFHLKLSPGSYAEIPVPEGYNILAYPFVGGGTIIDSEQEWELQEGETTFYEGGEGSIGLRAPEDYEWELLILGGQPLKEPVARYGPFVMTTPQEIQQAFEDYSAGKMGEI is encoded by the coding sequence ATGGGTTTTAGACGAATAACCGGAACAAGAATCGCCGAAAAAACTTTAGAAGGCGGAGGCTTTCCAGTAAGAAGACCGTTTCCTGTTCCTCAATTTTCCTATTGGGATCCCTTTCTATTATTGGACGAAATGGGACCGGTAGTTTATGAGCCTGGAAAAGCGATCGGTGCTCCGGATCACCCACATAGGGGATTCGAAACGGTAACTTATTTATTATCCGGAGAAATGGAACATCGGGATTCCTGGGGGCATGCCGGAAAATTGAAAGAAGGCGGTATCCAATGGATGACTGCGGGAGCGGGACTTGTACATTCCGAACTTCCTTCCGCGGAATTCCAAGCAAGGGGGGGAAGAATGCACGGATTTCAAATCTGGGTCAATCTCCCAAGGGATAAAAAACTTATTTCCCCGAAGTACCAGGAAGTCGATTCCTCCGAATTACCAGTTATCGTAAAGGACGGAGTGTGGGCCAAGATAATCGCGGGAGAATTATGGGGAACGAAGGCGGTGATCCAAACCCAGACTCCCATCGTATTCTTCCATCTCAAACTTTCTCCGGGATCGTACGCCGAGATTCCGGTTCCGGAAGGATATAATATTCTTGCCTATCCCTTCGTGGGAGGTGGAACGATCATCGATTCCGAGCAAGAATGGGAATTGCAAGAGGGAGAGACCACGTTTTACGAAGGAGGAGAGGGTAGCATAGGACTACGAGCTCCGGAAGATTACGAGTGGGAACTTCTGATTTTGGGAGGACAGCCTTTGAAGGAGCCGGTGGCACGTTATGGCCCTTTCGTGATGACTACTCCCCAAGAGATACAGCAGGCATTCGAGGATTATTCCGCCGGTAAGATGGGCGAGATCTAA
- a CDS encoding anthranilate synthase component II: MKVLLVDHHDSFSYNLFQLAGEILEEEYPFRFRLDVVRQNEADFSGIRNGGYDRIILSPGPGTPEDPEYFGVSLRILQDLGGKIPILGVCLGMQGIAHFAGANIVRAETPMHGKISEIDNDGKGVFQGLPDRLRVMRYHSLIVDENGLGEDWERTAYAKGELMGIRNAKLRMEGIQFHPESFATEGGRKMLYNFLKQD, encoded by the coding sequence ATGAAAGTATTGTTAGTCGACCATCACGATTCCTTTTCCTATAATCTTTTCCAATTAGCGGGAGAAATCCTAGAGGAAGAGTATCCGTTTCGTTTTCGCTTGGATGTGGTTCGTCAGAATGAGGCGGATTTTTCTGGAATTCGAAACGGAGGATACGATCGAATCATTCTCTCTCCCGGACCCGGCACTCCCGAAGATCCCGAGTATTTCGGAGTTTCCCTACGCATATTGCAGGACCTGGGAGGTAAGATTCCCATTCTAGGAGTGTGCTTAGGTATGCAAGGGATCGCCCACTTCGCGGGGGCGAATATCGTTCGAGCGGAAACTCCCATGCACGGTAAGATCTCCGAAATCGATAACGACGGAAAAGGCGTTTTCCAAGGATTGCCGGATCGTTTGAGAGTGATGCGTTATCACTCTCTGATCGTGGACGAGAACGGATTGGGAGAAGATTGGGAAAGAACCGCGTATGCGAAAGGAGAATTGATGGGGATTCGTAATGCAAAGCTTCGGATGGAAGGGATACAATTCCATCCGGAATCCTTTGCTACGGAGGGTGGACGAAAAATGCTTTATAATTTCTTAAAGCAGGATTAG
- a CDS encoding OmpA family protein produces MELLYILGVLGGGFFLYLLVPKKKPSVLPKSSPSSHTDSPIRESVSFYFDAGSTEASPKVEDLRIIESWKRTDRTVEIRAWTDDTGSSASNRRLAKERAARAKRILENVGIPTDRILVSFQGVDPESIGNPNKFRFRRADCLLVSKPID; encoded by the coding sequence TTGGAGCTGCTCTATATTTTAGGAGTGCTCGGCGGCGGCTTTTTTCTATACCTTTTGGTTCCTAAAAAGAAGCCGTCGGTTCTCCCTAAAAGTTCTCCTTCTTCTCATACGGACTCGCCGATCCGTGAGTCCGTTTCCTTTTATTTCGATGCCGGAAGTACGGAAGCCTCGCCTAAGGTCGAAGATCTTCGAATTATAGAATCTTGGAAAAGAACGGATAGAACCGTAGAGATCCGCGCCTGGACGGACGATACTGGGTCCTCCGCGAGCAATAGAAGATTGGCCAAAGAAAGAGCCGCTCGAGCAAAGCGTATTTTGGAGAATGTGGGAATTCCAACGGATAGGATTTTAGTTTCTTTTCAAGGAGTGGATCCTGAAAGTATCGGAAACCCGAATAAGTTCCGATTCAGGAGAGCGGATTGTCTTCTCGTTTCCAAACCAATAGACTAG
- the ilvB gene encoding biosynthetic-type acetolactate synthase large subunit, which translates to METIARETRKELSEWQRPKNGAELVVAYLRRRNQARVYGIPGGANLPLYDALHDSGISHILARQEQGGGFMAQGEARITKKAAVCLASSGPGVTNLITAVADAKSDSIPLVAITGQVPIPLIGTDAFQEIDTFSLSLPITKKNYLIRSVQELARALPEAFRIAESGRPGPVWIDIPKDIQTSPIELSEEDIERIWKEEEDSDPSEVSGISTGDIFRFYDLLSRSERPVLYVGGGVKQSQAESLLLEFAEDQNIPVASTLMGLDSFPQDHPLALGMLGMHGAPFTNILLSEADLLLAFGARFDDRATGKLETFCPNATVVHVDIDAKELGKLRKPDLGIRSDLKFFLESLGEFPKQDRKVWIERMNSHKANFPLASTEGGEGFSPQEIILLTGQCLGEEAIVTTDVGQHQMWTAQFYPFRKPETFLTSGGLGTMGFGLPCALGASFAAPEAKVVCFSGDGSILMNIQELDTLSEYLLNVKIIIFDNRNLGLVRQQQNLFYGSRYNGSAYPSESKFSRIARAFGIPSLDLGEIGRTLDDLKEFLSEEGPGLVVVPIHPDLKVLPMVPPGKSNLEMLLG; encoded by the coding sequence ATGGAAACGATCGCAAGGGAAACAAGGAAAGAGTTATCGGAGTGGCAGCGACCCAAGAACGGTGCGGAATTGGTCGTAGCGTATTTGAGGCGTAGGAATCAAGCGAGGGTCTATGGAATTCCGGGAGGCGCCAATTTACCGTTATACGACGCCTTGCACGATAGCGGGATTTCGCACATTCTCGCAAGACAGGAGCAAGGCGGCGGATTCATGGCTCAAGGAGAGGCGAGGATCACCAAGAAAGCCGCGGTTTGTCTAGCTTCTTCCGGCCCGGGAGTCACGAACTTAATTACCGCAGTCGCGGACGCAAAGTCCGATTCTATTCCTCTCGTAGCCATCACCGGTCAGGTTCCGATCCCTCTCATAGGGACGGATGCCTTCCAGGAGATTGATACATTCTCTCTTTCTCTTCCCATTACCAAAAAGAATTACCTAATTCGCTCCGTCCAAGAATTGGCGAGAGCGCTTCCCGAAGCGTTTCGAATTGCGGAGAGCGGCAGGCCCGGCCCCGTTTGGATCGATATTCCCAAAGATATACAAACCTCCCCGATAGAATTATCGGAAGAGGATATCGAAAGAATTTGGAAAGAAGAGGAAGATTCGGATCCTTCCGAGGTTTCCGGAATCTCTACCGGAGATATATTCCGTTTTTATGATTTACTTTCCCGCTCCGAACGACCGGTTTTATACGTCGGCGGGGGAGTAAAGCAATCCCAAGCCGAGTCTTTGCTCTTGGAATTCGCAGAGGATCAGAATATCCCGGTAGCCTCGACCCTGATGGGTCTGGATAGTTTTCCACAAGACCATCCTTTGGCTTTGGGTATGCTCGGAATGCACGGGGCTCCTTTTACGAATATACTTCTTTCGGAAGCGGATCTTCTGCTGGCGTTCGGGGCTCGGTTCGACGATAGGGCCACCGGAAAATTGGAAACCTTCTGCCCGAACGCTACGGTGGTCCATGTGGACATAGACGCAAAAGAACTGGGTAAATTAAGAAAACCCGATTTAGGAATCCGTTCCGATCTGAAATTCTTTTTGGAGAGTCTGGGAGAATTTCCGAAACAAGATCGCAAGGTTTGGATCGAGAGAATGAATTCTCACAAGGCGAATTTTCCTTTGGCTTCCACGGAAGGAGGCGAAGGATTTTCTCCTCAGGAAATCATACTTCTGACCGGCCAATGCCTCGGTGAAGAGGCTATCGTAACCACGGACGTGGGGCAACACCAGATGTGGACGGCCCAGTTTTATCCCTTCCGTAAACCGGAAACTTTTCTGACCTCCGGAGGACTAGGTACTATGGGATTCGGTTTGCCTTGTGCTTTGGGCGCTTCTTTTGCGGCGCCGGAAGCCAAGGTGGTCTGTTTCTCCGGGGACGGTTCCATTCTCATGAATATCCAGGAGTTGGACACTCTCAGCGAATATCTTTTAAACGTTAAGATTATTATATTCGATAATCGTAATCTAGGTCTCGTTAGGCAACAGCAGAATCTGTTTTACGGAAGCAGGTATAACGGTAGCGCCTATCCTTCCGAATCCAAATTTTCCAGAATCGCTCGGGCCTTCGGGATTCCGAGTCTGGATTTAGGAGAAATCGGTAGGACCTTGGACGATTTGAAAGAATTTCTTTCGGAAGAGGGTCCCGGCTTGGTAGTCGTTCCGATCCATCCGGATTTGAAGGTGCTCCCTATGGTTCCTCCCGGAAAAAGCAATCTGGAGATGCTCTTAGGATGA